From the Candidatus Eremiobacterota bacterium genome, the window TTCTTACAGGAGGGTATCCCTTCAGAAGCCACTCCGATACCGAAGTGCTTCTTGCCCTTTATCTCCGTGATGGCGAGGATATGCTCAAAAAGCTCAATGGCATATTTGCCTTTGCCCTCTGGGACCGTGAAAAAAAGCGGCTTTTCCTCGCCCGTGACGGGGTGGGTGTTAAACCCCTCTATTATGCCGAGACAGAGTTGGGCTTTCTCTTCGCAAGTGAGATAAAGGCCCTTCTTGCCGAGCCCTCGCTTTCACGCGCTCTCGACTATGAAGCCCTCATCTCTTACCTCACCTACCTCTGGTGCCCGGCGCCCAGGACTCTTCTTGCTGCGGTGAAAAAGCTTGAGCCCGGCCATGGGCTTCTGGTGAAAGAGGGGAAAGTCGAGAAGAAGTGGCAGTTTTATGACCTGCCCTATCAGCAAAGGGTGAAGCCTCTTGATGAGGCTTCCGCTGTGCAAAAATGCAGGGAGCTTGTTTCGCAGGCAGTGGAGCGGCAGCTCGTCTCCGATGTGCCTGTAGGCGCTTTCCTGTCAGGCGGTCTTGACTCAAGCGCCGTCGTGGCCATGGCGAGGCGCTTCATCAGGGATAAGCCCATTCAGTGCTTTACCATCGCCTGTAATGAAGGCGAGATGGAGAAGGAGGGCTTTGCCGACGACCTTCCCTATGCAAAAAAAGTAGCCGGGGAGCTGGGAGTCAGCCTCAACGTAGTGAAAGTTGAAAGCTCTATGCTCTCGCGCCTTGAAGAAATGATCTGGCACCTCGACGAGCCCCAGGCGGACCCTGCGGCGCTCCATGTTCTCTTTATCAGCGAGCTTGCGAGACAGCATGGCATCAAGGTGGTCCTCTCCGGTGCGGGAGGCGATGACATCTTCACGGGATACCGCCGCCACTTTGCCCTGATGCAGGAGCGTTACTGGAGGAGGCTTCCTTCCGCCTTAAGGTATGGCCTCCGTGCCCTTCCCGGGGCCCTTCCTCTCCGCGGCCCTCTCAAGCGCCGCTGCATAAAGGCTCTCGAGTATGCCCATCTTGATGATGATGAGCGCCTCGTGAGCTACTTCTACTGGACTGCTCCCTCTGTAGCTTCCCGTATCCTGAGTGCCGACGTGAGGAATTCCCTTGGAAGGGTTGACCCCTCGGAGCCGCTTCTTGCAAGCCTGGCAGCTCTTCCTCCAGGCATTGCGCCTCTCAACAGGATGCTCTATCTCGAGGGGAAGCACTTTCTTGCCGATCACAACCTGAACTATACCGACAAGATGAGCATGGCTTCAGGCGTTGAAGTGCGGGTGCCGCTACTGGACCCTGAGCTTGTTTCTTTTGCCGCCTCGCTCCCTGTGCGTTTCAAGCAGCACGGAAGGACAGGGAAGTGGATTTTTAAAAAGGCTATGGAAGGTGTCCTTCCCCCTGAAGTCATCTACCGTCCCAAGTCAGGCTTTTTCGCCCCTGTGCGCCTCTGGATGAAGGAGGGCCTCTCCTTTTATATTGACGGGTATCTCTCAGAGAGCTCACTTCAGAAAAGGGATCTCTTTGATTATACTGGTGTATCCAGGCTTCTTAAAGAGACAAGGGAGGGGCGCATTGACGGAGCCTATACTATCTTCTCGCTGATATGCATAGAATTATGGTGCCGTCTCTTTCTGGACCGGTGAATCACCAGAGTGAAGCGCTTTGATTCGACGTAGATGCGCTTAAAAAGACTCCAACAGGGAGATGATATCCTCCCGTGAGTACTTCTCCCCTATATGCGATCTCAGAATGGCAAAGCTCTTCGCCAGAATTTTCTTCACTTGAGACACGGGGATCTTTAATCTCTCAGAGATCTCGGAAAGTCTCAGCTCTTCAAAAAGGTAATATCTCAGAACTACAAGCTCGATAAAGTCGAGCCGGTCAAGTGTGGAGTTCACGCAGTCTATCAGCTCGGTGAGACTCAGTATGTGCGAAGGCTCTTTACTCATACTCAAAAGATATCGCTATCTCGTAATGTTGTCAATAGCAAAAGTGCTGTAATGGCGGGGATTCAGAGTTTTTCCTTTAAAAAGGGAAAAACTCTGATATAATAAAGACAGAAAGAGAAGTCTGTGCCGGAAAGGTGAAATAGCATGACCTTGGTAAAGAACAAAGGCAAGAAGGCGCTGAAAGCTCTGGAGTCTCTTAAGAAGAAGCTCGGGGCCAGGGATGATAGAGATGCCGAAGAGAAGCTTAGAAAACTTCTCGGGTGCCTTGCATCCCCCCCCTTCAGGTTTGAAGTGGAACTGGGGAAAGAAGAGTCAACCGCATTATTGAATAGGATGGAAGATGCCGGGCTCGATCCTGAACTTCAGGATTTTATGAAAAAGGCCGATGAATATGCCCAGAAGCACCCCATACGAAAGCCTCAATGAGTGTTTCATTTAACCTGGAAGAGCTGGAATTTGAACAAATATCTCCAGCCCGAGATCTTGGAGCTTTCAAGTGCGCAGAAACTTCAGACTCAAAGGAGATCGAGAGCTTCCTGAAAGAATATGCCCTTTTTTACCATAAGCAAGGATTGACAAGGGTCGCTCTTGCCCTTCATAAAGATATTATCGCCGGGTATTTCGCCTTGTCCATGGGAGGGATAAGCCTGTCGCATGAGAACAGAGAAGAGATCTTCGGTCCAGGGGTGAAAATAAGGATTCCGGCCTTGCTGCTGGCAAGAATGGGAGTTCACGAAGAATACCGAGGTAACGGCATCGGAAGGGCTATGATGATGCATGTCTATTCTATCGCGTATCGGCTCTCCGATATAGTAGGCTTTCGCTTTGTTTTCGTAGATTCCAAAGCGCAATCGGTCGATTTTTACGCATCTTCGACAGTCACTTTTTTGAAAGCCTTAGTTCATGCGTGATTGAGCGTTGAATATAATTCATTGCCACTACACAAGCTTCAATTGGGTATACCCCGGAGATTCCCCAGAAATCTTATGAGAACAGGCTTTCTGAGGAGAAATGAGCTGAGCCCGGGGAGGGGGGCGGACGCCTGCCGCCCGGAATATGTCGTTCACACCAGGAGGAAACTCCGTGCGCAGCAGAAATTCACTGTCCCCCACGTTGACCTTCACTGCGGAAATCTGCTCAAGCCTGAGAATTATCTCCTTCCAGGGAATACTCACCGACTCCGACTCCAGTCTCTTTTTCAGCTCTACCATAAGCTGAAGCGCCAGGAAGCAGCTGAAAAGATGTGCCTTCACCATATCTTCTTTCCGGTGAAAGAAAGGGCGGGCCTCAAGAATATCCTTGAGATCCCTGAAAAGCGCTTCTACATCCTGAAGGCCCTTGTAGGTGAGGGCAACTTTCTCTTTGGGAAGATCGGTATTCGTGCGAAGCACATATTTCCCGTCATACCTCGCTTCCCGCTGTACCTTCAACTCATCGATATGCAACGCTTCCCTCTCGACAGAGAGATATGCGCGATAGCCCTTGTTGCCTATGAGGCTTCTTGCTTCGCCACCTGCCAGCTTCTCCCGGAGATCATCAAGAATGGCCTCCCGCTTCTTTTTGTCGCGTTCGGCTTCCTGGGGGTTGTAGCAGAGGACATAGCGCTGATGCCGATAGGACACCTCTTTTACTCGGAGATTTTCCCGGACTTCGAGGTATCTCCCACGTTTGCCCATCACTTTCGTTTTGACGTGTCTGGTCTTTCTCATCTTCATCCCGACGATATACTTGAAGCCGAGTGCCGTGAATCGCTTGAGGTTTTTCGCACTCACCATACCCCGGTCACACACCAGCACCACGTCTTTTACGTAAAATCGTTTTTTCAGGGAAGATGCCACATCGCGTATGGTTTCCACATCAGCAGTGTTGCCTGGCCACCACATACAGGAAAGAGGGGTGCCCTCGCGGCTCATTACCACTCCAAAGACTATCTGGTTGTCCTGTGCGTGGCCATCTTTGGAAAACCCTCTCTTTGCAAAGTTCTTCGGGCCTTTCCCTTCGAAGTAGAGCGTGCTTGTGTCGAAGAATACGATATCCACTTCGTTGATGAGCATATGGCGCCGGCGCTCAAAAAGCTGATCCTCCACGTATTCTTTCTTCCCCGCAAGGAAGCCAAGCGCGCGGTAAAAGTGCTGGAGCCCGATATTCTCAAGTCCTTCGCCATAGATGGCACGCTTCACCCACGAGCTCCCGAGGAGATCGCTTCCCGGTTTCACAAGGCGCTGAAGCGCGATGGCAAAAAGCGTCTTCTCCACATCAAACTGAAATGCTCTTTCTGTGAGAGCGGCCTTGATGATTTCTGGTATCTGAAGCTGTTCCCACAGCCTTCTGAATATGAGAGAAGGACCCCACGATTTCGACCATTCCGCAGAGAGAGCGCCCTCCTGGTGAAGGTTGAGGACCTGCAGGTTCTGGCTGAACTTCGCCATACTTTCCACAAAGCGGTCAAGCTGTCCGCTGGGGACGAGCTCATCCATTGTGCCCAGGGTGGCGATTACCTTCTGGCGCACTTTCTTGTCCTCTCTGCTGGTTTCACAGATCTGGAGGTAGTCGTATTGTTTTCTTCCGCTGGTCACTTTCTTCACTCGTATAAACATAGCACTCACATATTAACAAATTCCATCACAATTGTCAATATGTTGTGTAATTTATTGGCACTACATTTTTCGAAAATTTTGCAATTTGCAAGAAAATTTTCGCATGGTTATGCGGTTTTGATTTTCAAAATTGGATTTCACTGTCGAAGATGCGTTTTACAGGAAATTCGGCTTTGTGGAGAACCAAAGCAGTGAATATAAGGGCAGAGCTCTGATGAATATGGTGCTTGATCTAAAAAAGATAAAAGAATTATAAAAAGTTACCCTCCATTTTGCCCGTCGCCGGTGATTTTCTTCGCGAAGGCGAAGAGGGCGAGCTTGAGACACGAGGGGGCGTACTTCTGATGGAGGGTGCCCAGGAAGTACGCTGCTTTTGAAAAGGCCATATACTGAGGCTCTGCCTCGTAACCATACACTACCCCTTCAAACCCCTTTTTTTTCAGCATTTTTTTAAGAGCCCCCATACTGTTGCAACGGTAGAGCGTGGGGAACACATCCTCTTCTTTTCTTCCCTCCTGAACCTTTGCTGCCACCTTTGCATGATACCTGTTGGGGAGGAGTCTTGAGGCAATGCCGATATAGCTCCACCTGTTTGGTGTCCTTATGCAGAGGTGCCCTCCCGCTTTCAAAGTCCGTGAGGCTTCATTGAAGAAGTACTCGGGGTTTTCCATGTGCTCGAGCACCGAGTCGCAAATACACAAGTCTGCTTCGTTATCGCTGATAGGCCATGGGGCTTTGCTGGGGCTTATCTGGTGGAACTCGTCTAAATAAGGGTTTTGTGAGCCTTGCTCGCTCACATCGAGGCCCATGACCCTTTTCGCTTTGCCTTTCAGGATTCGCAGGGCTCTTCTTGCCTTCACCGGGTCTTCTCCATAGGCTCCCCTCCCGCAGCCATAGTCTATCACCACTGCGTTTTCATCGAGGAGGGAGTTGACTCGGGTGTAAAAGATGACGGTGCCATCAATATCGGTGAAGCCGCCGAAGCGGCTCTCGGGGTAGAAGTCGGTTTCAAAGGGCACGGGGTGTTTCTTCGCCTTTCTCTGCAGATGTGATGCTGATAAGAGCCGGGTCAGGCCACTTTATACCTCATCACCGGCACGGAGATGACTTTTTCGAGCAGGCCCTGGCTGCGGCTACTCTCTCTCAATGCTGTCCAGTTCTGTATCGGAGAGGGCGGTGGCTTTCTTGATGGTCTCCCTGTTTAAACCCAGGCTCTTGAGACGGGCTGCCACTTTTGATCTCTCTTCCTGTTTGCCTTCCAGTCTTCCCTCCTGCCGGCCTTTCATCATGGCTTCTTCTTCAAAGCGCTGCAGATTTGTTTCCAGCATGGTCCTTACCTCCTGTCCGCTCATTGACAGGACTTCTCAATATCACTGACGCGATGATTCAATGCTTTCCAATTCCTTGTCAATGAGGCCTGTGAGCTTTTTCACCGTCTCCCTGTCGAAGCCGGCATTGAACATGTTCACGGCAGTCTCAAGCCGGCCTTCAAGCCGGCCCTTCTGCTCTCCGCGCTTCATGGCTTCTTCTTCAAAGCGCTGCAGATTTGTTTCCAGCATGGTCCTTACCTCCTGTCCGCTCATTGTGGTCAGATCGATCTCAATATCTCTGTTGGTCCTTTTTTTAAAAAGCTTCCTGATCCACAGACCAAAGGTCCGCTGGAGCTCCGGGTCAACAGACTTCTTCAGGAACTCCACTGCCTCTGCTATCACTTCCGTGAGGTCTGATGTTTCGGCCGTCTCTATAAGAAAAAGCCGCGACACGATGTTGTCCATCTCTTTCAGAGCCTCCGGGGGAAAATCGCGTTCTACAATCTTGTGGCAGCTGAATGAAGGCAGCAAGGCCCCGGGGAAACGGGCGGGGAGCTCTATCAGCTCCGCCACCGACATCGGCGCATCCCAGGGATCATTGCCACTGTATAGAAGCAGAGGGAACACGGCGGGCAGGCGCCCCCGATTTTTCACTTTCTCATCCTTGATAAGCTCGAGATAGAACAGAGCTGTGTAAGAGAGAAGGCGAAGTATCATATAACGATCAACGGTGGACTGAAACTCTATGAGCAGGTAAAAATAGAGAGTGCTCTCTTTTGCTTTCACCTGCCAGATGATATCAGTTTCCCGCTCTTTGAATTCTTCCGTGACAAAGGATGTGAATGACCTTGAGATCGTAGAGAAGTCAATGTCCTCGACAAAATCCTCTTTGACAAAGGAGCGAATCAGCTCCTCCACCAGCCGGGGGTGTGAAAAGAGCGCCTTGTAGCCGCGGTCGTGAAATTTTTCGGTATCCATGTCTTTATTGTAGCAGAGCAGGGAAGAGGTGGTCAATGGTCCTTGTCTTCTCAGAGGGGCGTGTTTTTATCTGCCGGTGTTGCCGAGCTTCACACAGTTTCTCCCGGACAGCCCGCGCATATACTTTTACTCTCGGAAGAGAAAGAAGCTCATGCACTCAGTTAAAATGGCTCGCTTCTGTCAATGCCGATATTATCGAAATCTTCGTCAAAGGAATAGATTCCTTTTTGAGCGTAAATGCAGGCTGTTGCAAGATATGCGTCGGTGAAGCTCACGTTTTTGTCAATATATAATTCCAGTGCATCAAGAACAAGTTTCTTGTCCCTCACTTTTATACACGGGGTAGTGAGCATTATGCTCAGATTTTCCACCACTTCCTTTCTGGGCTGTTTATAATACCTGGTCATCGTCCACACCACTTCAGCTATTACCAGCAGGGGTAGCTCTATTGTCTCTTTTCCTTCTGAGACTCTTCTGAAAAGATTTTCGCATTTTTTTGCCTGTTCTTCGATATCATCGGTCAGATACCTGAGAATGATATTGGTGTCAATGATCCGTTCCTTCAAGCCCGGCCTCCTCTGCTACTTCGTCCAGCACATATTCCCTGATTTTTTTAAAATCCTGAGGTGCAGTCACTTTCGCGCTTCCTCTCAGATTTCTCAGAGTTTTAGGAGCTGCTTTAAGCTCTATGACCTCATTGTTCCTTATATTTACTTCAAGCAGATCGCCTTGCTGGATTCCCATTTTTTCAAAAATAGCTTTAGAGAATGTCACTTGCCGTTTCGCAGTTACTTTTACATAGGGCATACGCTATCCTCCTTACTATAAATAATTGTAAGGCAATCTGTGATAAAAGTCAAGTGGCTTCGGTAAGTGCTGATTATGAGCTCAAAAAGCCTTTTCAGGTTTACTCTCCACGGGCACTGAGAGAAATATCTCATATGTTCCGCATATATTTTTGCATATGCAGAATTTTATATCAGGTGAGTTGTACAACACAGTCAGGCAGGTGATCAGGGGACATTTTTTCCCATGCTGTGCCTCGGGCAAGTACGCCGCCGAAGCGGCTCTCGGGGCAGAATTGGGATTGGAAGGGCCTGAAGGCCACTTTTCCTTTAGTGCCGGCGCTTTGAAGACGCCCAGGGTTCCGGTTACTCTGTTGTGAGGCTGTCCAGCTCTTTGTCGGAGAGGCCGGTGGCCTTCTTTATGAGCTCCCTGTCGAGGCCGAGCTCCTTCATCCTGGCCGCCACCTCTGCCCTGCCTTCTTCCCGGGCAAGGGCAAGCTTTGTCGCCTCCATAAGCTCCGCTTTCTCACGGAAATGCAGCATGTTCAGCACCTCGCGGTCGGCAAGCGACTTCCTGTAGGCATTCAACGCCATCTCCATCCCCTCCTCTGATAAAAGCTCCGCAGGAACTTCCACCTCAATAGTAGCATATTTCACGCCGAATTTCAAAAGGTGAAGCCACCTGTCCAGGGAGCACGATAGGCGCTTCACATCATCGCCATGAAACTTCGGAAGCTCCAGGAAATGAAGCTCCCTCAGGTCATTGAGAACGAAGCCGTCGTCCCACTCACGGCTGCCAAACCTGCTGTGGACTCTTTCACCGTCCGGGAAAAGCGCCTGGACCGTCACCAGGACCGACGTGGTTTTCCTCAAAAGGGAGAAATCATCGCCCTGGGAGAGCTGCTCCCCATGGATCCTCGCGTGGTACCACGACACTCTCTGCACGAACATCCTGTCATGGTCGGCCTGGGTCTCAATATGATAGAGGCGGCCTGTGCTGTCTTTTGCTGCGATGTCAAGGATCCCGACCCTGTCCTTGAGCTTTTCGCCATAGCGGAAGGGGTTCAGGATCTCAATATCCCTTATGGGTTCTTCTCCCGTAACGCCTGGAATGCTGTTCAGGCATGCCGCCAGGATCGGCCCGCTCGAGTCTCTGCCGAAGACGGACTTGAAGATGATGTGCTTCCCTGATTTTGAAGTAATCCATAAGTTCGATCACCCTTTCTCCTCCTCCTTGCCCAGCATTTCTCAAGGCAAAGTTAGAGGTCATTCTGGGTGGATCATTTTTTCAGGATCAAAATCTGCCTCTATGGATCATTTTATCACGATCATTTACATGCAGGGGGGGATTATGGGGAAGCATAGGTTTCTCTATGTCCGAAGACCCTGTTATCTTGTCATAAGAGGGATTGGCCGCCATAGTACAGATTTGTGCACAGGAACATCTCTCTGGAGAGGAGGCGGTCTGAGGGGCACCGGTTACTTTGTGATGAAGCCGTCCAGATCTTTGTAACGAGGCCCGCTGGCTTCTTTACCGCCTTAGACGGTCACGCTGCTTTTTTCCAATAAGTGTAACCCTGGACCTTGACTTTAAGTACTCTGAAAGACCAAAGGCCCGGGGAGCCTGTCGGCCTGCGGATAACCCTCCAGGGCCGGCGGCATGCTCCGGGGGTTATCGACATGCCTTGGTGCCTGAAGGCCACTTTTCCTTTAGTGCCGGCGCTTTGAAGACGCCCAGGGTTCCGGTTAGTCTGTTGTGAGGCTGTCCAGCCCTTTGTCGGAGAGGCCGGTGGCCTTCTTTATAAGCTCCCTGTCGAGGCCGAGCTCCTTCATCCTTGCCGCCACTTCTGCCCTGCCCTTCTCAACGCCTTCCTTCAGGAGTTTTTCCCTGTACCGCGTCATATTTGTTTCCAGCATGGGAAGCACCTCCGTGTCATTAATGAGTGAGAAATCTATATGAATGCCGGCTTTCTCCAGCTTCCTGTTGAGCCATACGTCAGGAATCTTCTCAGTGGAGCGTGAATATGGGGATCAAGAAGACGGAAAATCTCCGCGATCCTCTCTTTGACGGTCTCCTCATCGGCCCGCTCTATCAGGAATATCTGGGACACGATAAGCTGCTCGGAGGTGAAATGCTCCGGGATTTCCTCTCTTGCGGGTAATTCGCTGTTCATGGCATAACCTTATCTATTGCTTTCTGCTTCAATCCCTGTGGCCCCGGCAGTGAGAGCCGCGCTTGTGCTCTCTGCTGCAGCCTCTCTCTCAATAGTAGCACATTTTCCGCTGAATTTCAAAAAATGGCTGCGCCGGCAGGATCAGGTGACGGTGCGCACTCTTCTTTACCGTGTGGCGCGCAGCTCGCCATCAAGCCTCACCCCGAGAGCCTCTCCCACCTGAAGCACTCTTCGCAGAGAAGCGCTCTGATACCTTGTGCTTTCATAACGCTGGATCTGCTGAGGCTTAAGCCTCAGCATCGCAGCAAGCTCTTTCTGGGTAAGTCTTCTTGCGATCCTTGCCTTTATGAGCGCTTCAGGGAGGTCTTCCAGGCTTCGCACCAGGATTGCCGGTTCTCTTTCAAGCCGCTCATACTCTGCTATCTCCTGTCTGAGCTCCTCAATCTGCGCATCCATACCGGCTATCATCGCCTTGAAAATTTCTGGACCGAGCCTGCCGGCAGTGCTTTCTCCCTGACTCTGCGCGCGGGCCTGCTCCATATGGGTGAGCTGCATCCTCGCGGTAGAAAGCTGCTTTTTATTTCTTATCATGAAACTCACCTCCGAGGTCGATTGCTATGATGCCTTTGGGGTGGCCATTTTTCTGCCTTTGTCAGTAAAATCAGGGATCATCGCTGATCTCCTTTCTGCTATAGTTTAGCACATCATATTTGTTGTGTAAAGACATGGCCAACAAATTGGTTGTATTCAATATGAAAACCAGGTGCATGATCCTGCCGGTCACCGCGCACGACGGCCACGGCTGCTGTGCATGGTTTATAAGGTGTTCAATGGGCGCGGGAGGACTGTTCAATGCGGCGCGGTCAGGGTGTTCAACCTTAAACGGTCACGCTGTTCATTCGCGCCGGAATTTGCAACCGCAGCAGATATGAATTGCTCTGCCGCTTTTTGAGGCTCCAAGGACAAGGCAGCTCTGGCCCCAGGGATCAACAGGCCATCTTCTCTTTTAGTGCCGGCGCTTTGAGGAAGCCCGGGGTACCGGTTACTCTGTCGTGAGGCTGTCCAGTTCCTTGTCCGTGAGGCCCGTGAGCTTCTTCACCGTCTCTCTGTTGAAGCCCTCCTTGAACATGTTTGAGGCGGTTTCCAGCTTGCCTTCAAGCCTGCCTTCAAGCTTGCCTTCCAGCTTGCCTTCAAGCCTGCCTTCCTTGCGGCCCTGCTTTCTCCCGATTCTCTCTGCCGAGGTCACGTAAGCCATGTTCTTCTCCTTCTCATATCTTTTCATGTCTTCATTATACTCTATCTCAAGGGGCTCTGGTAAGACCAGGAGCCAGTCGATAAAGATATAGAGCACGGCGCGGGCATCATGATCAAATCCTTTCTCATCGAGACTTTTTACCAGGGCGCTCTTCCAGAACAGCCTCTCCCTCTTGTTGTGCATGGTCGCCAGAAATCTCAGATGGGCAAGGACCACAATCGCGAATACGTTCCTGCTTTCCTCAAGTTCCTGAATCTTTTCGGCATAATCCAGCAGCTTTACCGACGGAAACTCAAAGAGATGCCGGCAGCCCCAGTTCTGCATTTCAAAACAGGCCGGCCTGTAGTCCCTCCTGCCATCGGCAAGCACCGCCAGTGTCGCAACACCACGGCGATGCCGGTCATAGATCCGGTAGCTGTAGATGAAAAGGCGCTCTTCAAAGCCTCTTTCCTCTTTGCCCTGGATCTCGATATGCACGAGCAGCCATCTCTCGCTGCCATTGCTGAGATAGACCTTTACCAGCTTGTCGGTAATTCTTTTTCCTATGCCGACCCGCCTTGCAAGGCTCTGCAGCTCCCCGTCAACAAACTCGTAGCGGTCAGGCTGGGTATCCCGTGAGATTTCCGGGAAGAAGAACTCCAGAAAATCCCTGAAATAATTCTGCAGCACGAGCTTCCAGCCATCATCACCTCTCGAGCGCGCCATGGTGCCACCTCTCTATTATAACACTGCCTTTGCAGCGGGACAAGATTGCAGGTCCTCTTCTCAGTATAGGATAAAGGCATTGCCGGGAGATGATCGGAAGGTAACAATTGAGGGAGGAATTGTAAACATTTTTATGAGGAGGTGGCTGTTGTCACGGGAAGATCCGTCAGGAGGGTGCCCTTCATGTTCAAAGGCCATGGAACCTTGTAATGAGAGGGTTTGGCCGCCAAAGTACAGATTTGTGCACAGGAGTATCTCTCGGGGGTAACTGCTGGCGGTGCACTTCTGCCTGGCCGAAGGGGCTCCCGGGGTAGAATATTGTTTCGTGAGGCTCCTTGGTCTCCTTTATGCTCATTCTCCTGAAACAGTGCTGATGAAGCCGGCTTTTTCAAAGTGCTCGTCGAAGCCGAAGAAATATTTTATCGAATGATGATGCATTGCGGCGAAGCTCACACAGTCAACAAAGCTTACTTCAGCGGTATTTTTTAGGAAGAGCCGGCAGCCCTCGAGGTGAAGCTTTTCGCTTATCCATAGTATTTCTACCCACTTCCCCCTGTTCAGGGAATCAAGAAAGTGCAGGGCGGCACTCTTTCCTCCGCGGTTCTGGAGAAGTGCGAGGGTCTCTGCAACGATATAAGAAGTAGTGATGAACTCATGGCCTGTAATAAGCTTTTTCAGATGGGTTTTTGCTTTCTGATGGAAGGCATCATTTTGAGAGGCAAGGGCGTAGAACGCCGAGGTATCCACGAAAAGTCTCATTTTCTCAGTTTCCCCCCGAGTGCTTCATCCAGGTAGGCATCATGGCACTCTGCCACATCTTTCTTATCATCCGAGATGCACCCGATGAAGGAAAAGGCAGTGGCAGTGTCTTTTGTGCGCTTCCCGGCCTCCGCCTCGAAGCCCCGGTCTATCATTGACCTTATTGTCTGCGAGAGAGACTGGTTGTTCCTGAATGCCTCTTCCTTGAGCCGCTCATATTGACGGCGCT encodes:
- a CDS encoding helix-turn-helix transcriptional regulator; this encodes MIRNKKQLSTARMQLTHMEQARAQSQGESTAGRLGPEIFKAMIAGMDAQIEELRQEIAEYERLEREPAILVRSLEDLPEALIKARIARRLTQKELAAMLRLKPQQIQRYESTRYQSASLRRVLQVGEALGVRLDGELRATR
- a CDS encoding cytosolic protein; translation: MARSRGDDGWKLVLQNYFRDFLEFFFPEISRDTQPDRYEFVDGELQSLARRVGIGKRITDKLVKVYLSNGSERWLLVHIEIQGKEERGFEERLFIYSYRIYDRHRRGVATLAVLADGRRDYRPACFEMQNWGCRHLFEFPSVKLLDYAEKIQELEESRNVFAIVVLAHLRFLATMHNKRERLFWKSALVKSLDEKGFDHDARAVLYIFIDWLLVLPEPLEIEYNEDMKRYEKEKNMAYVTSAERIGRKQGRKEGRLEGKLEGKLEGRLEGKLETASNMFKEGFNRETVKKLTGLTDKELDSLTTE
- a CDS encoding PIN domain-containing protein; the protein is MRLFVDTSAFYALASQNDAFHQKAKTHLKKLITGHEFITTSYIVAETLALLQNRGGKSAALHFLDSLNRGKWVEILWISEKLHLEGCRLFLKNTAEVSFVDCVSFAAMHHHSIKYFFGFDEHFEKAGFISTVSGE